The Dermacentor andersoni chromosome 1, qqDerAnde1_hic_scaffold, whole genome shotgun sequence genomic interval ACACATACAGCCTGTCCAATCGCGCTTGGCTATCGCCTTGAAAATGTGTGAATTGCGGACGCGCACCATTTGTGACAACACTTCCGATATCTTCTAAGTTGTGGTCGTGAACTACAACATTCAAGACCTCCGCACTCTTATCTCGCACTGGCAAACCTTTTACACGGTCTACCGAACGACAAACACAATTGAAGTCACCCAACAAAACTAGTACTTTTTTACAATCAAGATACATCTGAAAACGCTCAAAAAACTCTTTTCTCTCCGCCTCTACATTTGGAGCGTAAGCACAAATGACACGGAAATTCAGACCATACTGCAAAAAATCGGCAACCAGGAGGCGTCCACTTTGGCACGAAAAGAGCAATTGCACAGTTATACCGACACTATTGCGGATGAAAATGGCATAACCACCAGAGGCACCGACAGAATGACACACACAAACATCGTAATGCTGACGGAAAGTGGACACCATTCGATCAGTCGCTTCCTGGCTATCAATTTTGGTTTCTTGGATTGCCATCACGTGTAGATTATTTTCTAAGAGAAGGCGACTAAGTTGACACTGACGCCTTCTTGCTCCAAGACCTCGTACATTCAGAGTCACTACACGTAGTGCTTCAGGAAGGTGGATCGCCATATCGAGAGAAAAGAAACCCTATCTTATGGTGTCTACCCTCACGACAACATCGCACGCCCCCATACCCCATTTCGGGATCTACAGCACGTTACTGTATACGGAGGCGGTTTCCCCGCCTGCCGTGATTCGGCCGGAATGTTCGGCCGCAGTTTCCAGGACGCTCGCCTCATACCTGCTGCTTTAAAAGGAGGCTCGTCACCGCCTATTTCATCCGGTTGCGACGCCTTGCTCACGGCCTCCTCGTGCGACCGCTTTCCGGCCATGTGGCTGGACCCTTCAGGGGAAAAGTCCATGGGCTCCGCCACCGGTTGGGTGACGTTCTCCGAAGACGCGTCAGGCGTTTCCgctgtgttctttgacgccgcCACGGCGTCCTGTGCCGGAGGTAGAGGCGTCTGTCCAGGAGATGCGCGAGCCTTGGGTTGCGCATCCAGCTGATGCGCCCTAGGAGCAGCCGACGTGGTCTCCTGCACCGCTGATCCGCTAGCTTCTTCCGATGCCTCCTCCGCGTCGGCCTCATCCATGAGAAGTGCTGACGTCTCATCACTGCTCACTGGCCCGGCGACGCTGGCGTACGTCCGTGCGCAGTGGCCCTCGTCGTGTCCAAAGCGACGGCACGAACCACACCGTGGAATTTTACAGTCACGCCGAATATGACCTGTGCCACGGCAGCGAAGGCACAGGGGTGGCCTGCCCGATACGACAACAAGCGCCAGCTCTCCAGCAACGTTCACCTGGTGCGGCAGGTCGTCGAGCTTCACACCAGCGTTCAGCTTCAAGGTCACCATCCTCGTAGTTGACCCCTTATCAGACACGCCGTGAGCGCGCCACAGCTCTCTTGAGACGTCCGTCACCTTCCCAAATGGCGAGAAGGCAAGACGCACGTCCTCGTCTGGTACGCTGTGAAGGAGCCAGTGCAGCTTCATTCGAACATCCCGGTTTGCAGGGTCGATCACGAGACATCTCGCATTCTTCACTTTCAACTCGCCGATGTTGAGAATCTTCTTCGCGGCGTCGGCATCCTTGAATGTAACCGCCCACACATGACTCATGCGGTACGCGCCTAAGGCGATAACTTCCGGCAGGAGCGAAAGTGGAGCGAGCGCGTCAcgaaaatcttccacccggtatgggcggGCACTGATGTCCCCGTGCAGGAAAACGGTATTTAAGACAAGACGACCTGTAGGCAAAGTAGGCAGTACGGCCTGGTATTCGTTGTCCGATGCAATAGCCCTGTTTCCGCGACCAGGCATGGCCGCTGTAGCCGCTCCGACGGAGCCCGTCATCgcacgtccgtcacgctcggtggccggtaGTAGACTTACTTACTTCAATGGTTCAAcgtgggacaaaagcgcctctagtgaatgcggtgttgccttagaaacgtgccgtagaaagttatacttaattatgagcatgtaaattacagcagtcgcagttaaacgcgtagcgaagcaCGTtgccgctacatttcttctgcgcttggcacacacgcagagccatcttgcggcaaacacagaacacacccctcctcctcctcctcctcctcctcctcgcagtgtacagcgctgccccgacaggtggcgagccactcgcccgcttctccccttcgtctcctttgagcgcattggggccgagcggggaccggtgcgaggatgccccaatacccttgcgtttaataagttttctcgctctatccccttccaacttccagcgtgcgtcactcaaaccctcgtgtttaggcgacgcggctcctctttccgctcacaccgcgattcctaggtgcagcgtccgatgcgggacgcctctgacgtgtcgctgcgccgtagcgcgtctggtgggaaagcgtcccctgcgatatgtgtgccgtgctgctggcgaggagtaatgcgtctgcgtggtgctcccaagcgagatagaggatgatcccatcgaggcgtcagccccatgatcgcgtccgccttcatggcgcgtcgcggcccggctgtcggtgccgatcacgacgtttggctcgcgtagatcgtttctccctccgagacaccgagttctttggttcgttccgcttgctcaggcgcatgtttcgtctttgtgtgactcaagagcatgccgagcgaatgagtgggcggtgcgaacgggatgcgataacgctatcgctttctactcttgaaggcgaagcttaagcgtcccccaagtttttttttccagttaACTGAAGTATATGGACCTTTAAACCATAGTAAAATAGCGACAAACATCAGAGAGCCCTAAATCATTTGGTATGTAAGCTTTTTTTACAGCGAGTCTTGCTTTTATTTCCCAGGAGAATACtttgtcatgacgtcacgacataGTATCTTCGTGTGCTGCTACTTGTTGTGAGGTtcgatgtagcagcatagcagacgacgGAGGGAGCCGGAGGTTTTGTCAAAAGTCGCAATGTCCTCGTCCCACTTACTATTTCGTGTCGTCACGATATcctcgtgacgtgacgtcacgattCTCCTGGGCTGCGGCTGCTTTAGTTATCATAATACACCGAGACATTTGGCCCGTATGCAGACCATATGCCAGCTAATTTGCTTACGGAAAGACAAAGGGAAAGCTTAAAAAGTCTGCTAAACGGCCGCATTTACTTATTCGTTCGATGATTGCATGATGCTGTCTCTGCAGCTACTATAGTTGACCTGCATTAATGCGAAGACAGTGTATAGTGACCTGCATTAATGCAAAACTACGCCCCTGGGAGCGTCAATACGTCTGCAAGCTCTTTTTTCCCGTAGGATTCAGGAAAAATAACAATATACAAAGAAACGTCACAGGTTCAGCGCAGAAATAACCGCGAGgcctaaaaaaagaagaaagaaacttaAGATGGCCTTATGATGCAAGATAAACAAGCTCTGATGAGAAGAAGCGCCCCAAATACATCTGAAAACGCATATAACAGGCTGATGTGGCCCAGATGTGCAGGTTCACATATGAATATTAGAATAGTTttcaatgaaaacaaaaaagtgaGAAAAGGCTGAATAACGCCATCCGGTGCGGCGCGTTGTTTGATAGCACTCTTTGACGGACTGTATGATACAGTGTGTAGCATTCACCGGTGGGACTCTGGTGCGGGCTAACTATGGCAGTTTTTTCCAAGAAATGTTCTTTTTAATTGCCTTCTGCTGTGGTGCTTTCGATGGCTAAGGGCCGAACAGCTTGGCGAATGATAAAGAACGATCAAGTCCTTGCGGTTGACGCTATCAGTGCGTGAGTCCGTGTGTGATGGCGAATGCTCTAATCGCCGAGACAACAAATAAACCTAGGGCTTGTGTACGTTTGATTTGGCACCGGAAATCTTTCATACACTCTGTACCAAAGCGTAGTCCCTGTATTAGTGTTTCGGTGTTTCTTGCAAGCTGGAGATCCAAAGCGTACTGAAAAGGACGGTCCACTTCATAAAGGATCGATTCGTTTGTGCTTTTCCTGAACCACTTGCGGACGTACACAATcccccttttttcccccttttcacACGTCGCATACCAATTGGTGGTAACGGAATTAAACGAGAATCCGTATTACGATGTGCCACTTTTGCCAGCGAGTCGGCAAATGTGTTGATTGTAAAGCAGCATGACGCGGGACCCACTAGAAAACCACTTCTTGCTTTTGCTCAGCAGCTTGAGTTAGCTCTTTCAGTACGGCCTGTATTATGTTACGCGTGTGAGTTGCAGGAACCCCACCCTCTTCCTCCTACCCAACACAAGTATTTTCTAGACGTACTAGCTGCGAGATCGAACTACAGGTGGCAGCACCACAGCCGCGTTAGTGTGGATGCGCCGTCGACGACGCGCATTGAAATGTTCATCGCAGCGTTTAGCTGATAACGATTTGACCCTATTTTGTGGTAATGAAACGCGCTGACTTCAGTGAATTGAGCTCACATTGCCCTCGAATAGCACATTTGTGCACGAAATGTGTAGGACGTTcctatttatttaaaaaagagaGCAAACTGTCATTCTGCGGCGGTCTGACACTCAGCCGTATATACAGTCTCGGTTCCGGCACTTTCTTGGGGCTTTTTGCCTATGTTTCGCTTGCGTTCCGCCTACACTGTCAATATTGTTGCGCAAGTTAATAACTCCTTCTCTGCGTCTCTTGCACTGGTTTAAAAAGTCTATATTCCTGTACAATGAAGGTAAAGAAGCAAGTGAAtgggcgctctacatcaccaatGGTACGCATAATACTccgcttcttcttttttattcgctGTGAAATACAAACAGTTAAGGAGTTCAATTAAGAGAGCTAGGCCACTGTGAGTGACAGTACGTTAGTAGGATCATCAGGTTGCATTAGATGTGATTATTTTTATCGCGCTTGCGTGGTTACGCGCACTACAGCGTATCGACAATGTTGTAATTATTTGAGGAGCTAAATTAATTAGGTTGTTTTATTGCAGCTAATATGGAGCCACTGTGTTGCATGAAGCTAAAATCTACACAAACTATAATAGCCGCCTTTACACTAAGTGTTATGACGTCGTGCGTCTAGAGTCTGCCGTATATAATACCTTATCCTCATATAATACCTTATCACCGCTTTCATTCTGCAGCAGCGAAGTGCAAAAGCCAAAGAATTAATTGCCAGGGCAAATGAATTCACCATGCATAGTGGCATCAGGACAACATATTAAAGAAAGAGATCTGGTCACGTACCCACTAAGCGAGAGTCATGCAATTATCGAAATTATCATAATGCAGTTATAGTAATATAAAGTGTACGGCGCGATATGATATGAGGAAATTCTTACGATTATTTTTTCGACTGCTGAATGATGTTCACGCCACCCCGTTCATGTTTCGTGGCATCAGAGATTGCGGAGTGATAAACACATCATGACAAGTCGCTAAGGCACGGCATTCACGCCTCGCTGCTACCACTTCATTTGTTTAAAACGAGGTAAAATACTTCTTTGCGATGTACCCGAAACACGAAACTATAAGGAAATTGATATGATTGTGGTGAGCGGAGGGCGCGAAAGTCGCACACCGTGCGCTCGACACGGGCGCTCACTGACCTTACTACAGCGCCAAGACGACAGCGCAAGGCTACATGCTTTTGTTCaccgttaaaagaaaaaaattggctcgCCACCTCGGCTCTGCGAAattggatgtccagcgaagctgttgaaaaccaccactacaactgctaaATTGCTTTACTGCTtgagagtaatggtagtaatgctaatttagagcaatggtagtaatgggagtaatggtaattttggcagcacgccgccgctggtcgtattcaCGCTGTTCCTTGGCAATCATAACTATGCGCTGcccgcccatagcggtgctgcaacaacaatgaattcagttgctaggctggttcttttatatatgaaaggctagtgacaCTCCCACGTCGCGAGCTGACGTCACCGCGACTGTTTGCGTAAcaataatctttaccgggaacgCACGCGGAGAGCGCTACGTGCTCCGCATTGTTATGAGGAGCGTTTTTATCAAGGTGGTTTGGATgcctgttttgtgcttgttccttattgaaacgaatgctgtgctgtatgttgtatgcatgatactaaagaatgtatgcacttctCGCTTCAATCACTGAAGGTTTTAATTGCTGAAGGTACATTTTTGTTTCCCTAGATGACGCGCCGCGAAAAATTGCGactaactagaggctaacaggttcgctgtaaaatTACGGTGATGCTCTACCGCTGAACGGTAGAGCATCATTTACGAAGAAACAGACTTTAAAGATATTTACGCCGTACGCGCACATGTAAACAAGTAGTGCCTAACAGACAACGCGCGGCTCAATCCACACTGCCCGTGGTTCAACCAGTGTCCGCCAGGCGGCGACTCTGCTCGATCTCGCGGCCAATATAGCTAATAGGAAGCCCCTATTGCCCAGGCAAGCATTTTTTCGTCTCGTATATTTTGATAAACTAGGTGACTGGAAGGATTACAAGTTTTGTTGTCGAAAATAATTGGCATCTTGGTAAATAAGCGCACTCCTTGTGAATCTGGTAAATATGAGCTGCTGTCAAGACTTTTTGTGTTTACAGATCCGTCCGTGTCGACACGAATGAAGTGCTGCTAATTGTCAAGGGTAGCGTGAGGCAAACTGTTTCGCTGATATTGTCAAGACGTCACATTTATTTTGAAATCCTGGGACTGACGTGTACATCCTGTGAGCcgccccgggaccgggcgtttgtaGGGTGCCGCCGAATACGGTTTCCGTCAactcagggcaatactgtgttcttgcgtgcgtcgctcagTAGCCCCTTGTGTCTTGAACTCGCCCGCAGCGGCGCTAGaagctgacggctgacgcggccctgtggctctcTGAGCTCGAAACCGAGGTTGTCGGTACTTCTGAGGAGACCCGAAGACCCCACAATCCTCATAGGTGTAGAAGACATCGGGCCAGCAGAGCTCTCAGCACGAAAAATATGATGTTGGAAGCTGTGGTTGTGTTGAATCACGGTGTGTAGTACATGCGCTCCCACACGGAAAAGATCGAGGGGAGGGGAGAGGGGCTGGGCAAAATTTGTGCGGAAAGACAGAAGAGGTGCTTGGACGTTTCCAGGCTGTGTAATAACGCGAAAGGTGGGGTCCGTGCATGATTCTGCAGGAAGGGAACTAGAGGACGCTAGTTCCCTCTCTATGCGTTACAAGCGTTGACTATGCATATGCCTCAGTGTTGCCAACCAATTCTTCGAAACGACTCTACGCGAAGGCCAAAATGCCCTACATTACACTGTGCGGATTACTCCGAGATCCTGCGTTTTCCCCTATGTACGCACTAATTTTGCGCTCGAGGAGCTAAATGCAATTTGTTTACGTGAGAAGGATGTTAATAACAGATAACGGAGAGCCTGTGTCTTCGACCAAAACTGTAAGGTAATTGTAAGACGTAACTTTTCTAAATGAGCTTCATTTAGAAAAGCTGAGCTTCAACCTGCTTAGCTAAGCAGTCCCGTACGgcctaaataatttttttttaacaagccgCTGCAACGCCGCTACGATAAATCATTTAAACAACAGCTTTCGTTGGCTCCTCTCCTGAATTCCCGGTTTGTCAGTTTCTGGCCGTTTATGGCGAACTTGAGACACTATAGATGTcactatacgcgccgtgcacgccgacggacgcgccactggtggcggccttgcgcagaacacgcgggggaggagcctggcgcgccgtagtttgttgtgtcgttgatcgtgcttctctgtcttattcacgttttcagagcaagataggcaacaccattcgcacgtgtggggtggccaaagcttcagggaatgtcgaacaagaattgttgcagggtggggggctcaaataccggtgaaaacgtgccggcgatacggttctaatcattcccggcaaagcttcatcagcgggagcaacgggaGCAAAAATGTATCGTCGCTTCGAaggaaaatttcttgttctcatcctttcctttgtctcgtcggtgtttttttccactcgatcatagacgcgtgagcaacgaagttcgtctgcagtgcagcatgaggtttaaaggcatttcgctaaagttcggaatgctgtttgccgcttatattgcttccgcttctttaccgcgttgcgctagctaggcagcacgactgcacgagcgcattgcgttgtatgttaaagctactgaagtttgcaagaactgaaattgttggtttcatgtggcgcggtaaatcctcgccccagctgtcgcgcacttcatgtttttacatctattttatgcgtggctttgcacatgtttaactgttgctaattgctccatgcataactcttgtcgattcttttgagctgcgaagttttcaccctgccttgtttgtaaagggtataaatcacgctgtgtcttatcggaataataccaaggaagtgcttctttaacacctttattcttttcgcccgagggcatcttagatgttgcttgcgtttttggaaatgtgtttagaaaataggtagttcagggcgagaattgctaatagctgctgcatatggtatttttgttctatttctccctgaaaagttcgcgtcccgtttgggaagtcatcacacctcgatgctgcctgagcaaacttaacacgccgagtgatttgtttgtttcacaacgtagtcccttcttgcattcgagctttgtactcaactgaattctttcttatacttacgctgcagacgactaaaccgggccttgccgccagtgctcatctactttgactggcgctgctctgcctttaaatatatcatgtggcacctctctctagtaatataaaaaagtactgaaaagttagtcagtctttagctttgtaggtttccaagcagctcccttggggaatttaaaattgcacaaactgcagcgggaacggtagttcatcggcgtatgcagcagaatcgcatcggcggtacagcacgaACACGCGATTTTATTAActcgtgtgtttggtgacttcgctggctagtgtacgcgtttccatcaataaattggcaattactcttcttgaggcgacttcgactggacttattcggcgatgtcacatgtattcatcggcagaaaaatcacaacggcatatgcagagattgcaccgtgtggatttgtttgatataagtctgcactaacgacgggtgcttattattcaggtacagaagcagcattgcggcaagggtagaatgaAAAAACCaccgagagatcgcatcactcaacaaaatttatcggcttgtgaacatgagctccacgtcatgtaaatggggttcatggcgtttgtctgtgGGACACActttgcacgtatgtggaccatgttgtcccaaacaccggtaacatcgtgttcatacccgctcgtacagaggtcagcatcttccctacagctgtcaccgcagaagaagcagcctggcacccgaacaaaggagaaatcgcagccgcgaacttcagccatccttgctgcaaagggttggccgtctgctactgctcccgcgtgtactgttggaagcgtccgctaggtggctttcagtggcgcctctataggcggtgcacgaggcgtatagttGCCACTAGAACTATTCGATTGACTGTTTGGAACCCGGCCTTGTCTCCAGCTCAGAATGCCAGATGCTCCAACCCTTAGAGCACGGACGCATGCCTGAAAAGGGAAAATGATCTCGTGCAAGCCAGCGCTCAAGAAGCTTGGCGCCTTAGGCGCGTCGCTTAGTTAGAAATAGTGAGCCCGCGCATCTTCGAGCTGACGATGAAGCAAGAAGTTGCGGAACACATTCGTCTCCGAGATTCGATGCGCGTCTCTCATCGTACTGAGGCACTGTGGTGCGTTTCTATGACGTCAAGCACGTCGTGTGTCGTGATTGCGCAGGTTTTAATGCTGAACAAAAGTATCGCTTTCCCTGCAAGACCCACCATCATTGCGTGAGCTGCAAGTACGTCACTGAGATCGGTAGCGCGTATTTTGTCGTAGTGCGCAAGCTATCGCTCAGAAAGATATAAACCTAAGGTTGGTTCTGCCTTGACTTTCTGGTAGTTGCAACATAAGAATTAGAACGAATAATTTTTTAGTACTGTAACAAAGGACAGGGCCTAATAAGTGGTTTATTAACACTTTCATCCTAAAATTGAGTTGTATCATACAGCTATAGTGCACATGGGCGACGAAAGCGAAACATATGTTTAAACTCCGTTAAAACAGCATCAAGTGTCTCTGTCCAGTATATTTCTTTCAATGCAGTTCAATATGCCATTCTTCGAAGTTCATATTTACGCAGCTCCGGACAGTCTCTGGCTGACATCATTACGAGGACGACGATCAGGGTGAGAGCTCGAAGTCtattccgctttttttttttttgagatcagTCATACTAAAGAGAATATCCTTTCCATGTCTGCGCTTCATTATGGTAAAGATAATATGAGCTGGGCCAACGCCGAGCTAGTCTTGAATTCCTGCACGCCATAATATATGTTTCTCTCTCCAATGTCTGCCCAGAATGACGTGGTGGCTGTTTTTCCATAGGGACTTTCTCGTGGTCAGTAAATTAGGAAGGCAGAGTTCGCCACTACTGGGCAATTCTTCCTGGCTCAGGCAGCAAGTGAGCATAACGCTTCTGAAGTGTCAGCAGCATTGGCAGCTCCACTGTGGCCTGCACACTGAGAGCAGTTGCTGGCGCTGTGAAACTGACCTCGTGAAAAACGGGCCAGAGACTTGAAATCTTTTCTTGACCTCGGGTACAGCTGTCTGATAAAACATCAGACAGCGAACTCGGAGGTCTTGTATTTCAGTTTGCTTGCCTTGCTTCAATGCATGCATATATGCAGCGCTTGCAGCCTTCGCCCAAGTAGACATCTTCTAACCGCAGAAAACATTGTGGGTCCATAGGGTCGATGTCATTAATTTTTGTTGCCCTGGATTGCACGAAGTTCTGCAACATGATCCGGAGACGCTCTCTCTCTGTTCGGCGCTCTGCTGTGAGATTCTGACGGTGATGAAAAAAAAGTGCTTTAGCCTGTTGATGAATTTCAGAACATACCTCATGAAGCTTGAATAATCATCCGTGATGCAGTTCATGTCGTTCAGGATTTTCTCGGCCACGACAACGCGATCACTGATGACTTCTTCCTGGAAAATAAATCTCTGCGTATGCCGTTCTAAAACACACTCAACGCGTTTGTGAAGGACGACCCTTGGCGTCCCACAAGGACGCATAATCCTCATTTTCTCCTTTTGAAAATATTCCTGAAAAGAGGCCAGCTAAGCTTGTTGTTTGCTGAATGgtcgaattctggggttttacgtgccaaaaccacgatttgattatgactccagattaattttgaccacgaggggatctttaacgtgccccaatgcacgggacatgggcgtttttgtaCTTTTTTATCTTTTTGCATTTTGTGCTGTGTAACTGCACTTGCTTTGTGATGGTCGAGTCAGGAAACCATTCATGTAGAAGTTCTGGATGGTGGTCGGTTGCTGTAAATAACCTACAGAAGTTTAATCACCCTATGGCTGGCAACATGGTTACAGAATTACCCTACATATTGCCAAAAACTTCGTGGACTGCCCTAGGACCCTACCACGCATTCCAAAGGCTGAAAATGCGCTGCAGTAGG includes:
- the LOC140217097 gene encoding uncharacterized protein, translating into MTGSVGAATAAMPGRGNRAIASDNEYQAVLPTLPTGRLVLNTVFLHGDISARPYRVEDFRDALAPLSLLPEVIALGAYRMSHVWAVTFKDADAAKKILNIGELKVKNARCLVIDPANRDVRMKLHWLLHSVPDEDVRLAFSPFGKVTDVSRELWRAHGVSDKGSTTRMVTLKLNAGVKLDDLPHQVNVAGELALVVVSGRPPLCLRCRGTGHIRRDCKIPRCGSCRRFGHDEGHCARTYASVAGPVSSDETSALLMDEADAEEASEEASGSAVQETTSAAPRAHQLDAQPKARASPGQTPLPPAQDAVAASKNTAETPDASSENVTQPVAEPMDFSPEGSSHMAGKRSHEEAVSKASQPDEIGGDEPPFKAAGETSLPRPVKHDESVIKQPSGRDVCPPPVALAADVGTDIRFLASFTRRPSGPQRRRQQPPRARSRRRPNSLVDTLHFRQLFFAAIGKPGNIGGGAQDESVP